A part of Paenibacillus sp. IHBB 10380 genomic DNA contains:
- a CDS encoding phage baseplate plug family protein, whose translation MEYIDIEKNLIPYRFDLSLADEVFTFEVHYNEEHDFFSVDLERDGEVLVLGEKLVYGMPLFYDVMDNRFPKFSIVPYDESENSIAVTWTTLSESVFLYVIEDEKVEDA comes from the coding sequence ATGGAGTACATTGATATTGAGAAGAATCTGATTCCTTATCGGTTCGATCTTTCACTGGCAGATGAGGTGTTCACATTTGAAGTTCATTACAATGAAGAACATGACTTTTTTTCCGTTGATTTAGAGCGAGACGGAGAAGTATTAGTACTGGGGGAAAAATTGGTTTACGGCATGCCACTTTTCTACGATGTTATGGATAACCGATTCCCTAAGTTTTCTATCGTACCTTATGATGAGTCTGAGAACAGTATAGCCGTGACTTGGACAACACTCTCTGAGAGTGTTTTTTTATATGTCATAGAAGATGAGAAGGTGGAGGATGCGTAA
- a CDS encoding phage tail tape measure protein has product MGDTIIGNVTYAINIRVLSIGLQAAEDKTNKLTEQLKKLNVAGRSISIGKKAIAAADEYSNAMTTIQQATGATNAQMKATEDIANNLYNQNIGESWGDLGSAIATTMQVTKQTGKDLQNTTKNALLLKDAFGYEVTESVKTAESMMQAFGVTSEQSMGLLVQGVQSGLDQSGKLVETANQYSKPFQELGFTANEMFDTLAAGSNNGKLSLDAVGSAIEQFSTLSTNGSDETRKAFQSLGLNADQMISTFTAGGPQAKQSFSGIMQMLSEIEDPMKRNSIGVALMGDQFKKLDAPIIAAMGTARSQFDMTKDTMEQMNQTNFESPGEALETMGRQIETGVLIPLGLMFLPLLQLASEVVGFFIDHIGVLGPALSGVALVIMTAMIPAIWGMIAPLLPLIGIALLVGAAVAGVMLIIKNWGTILPWISEKLTILMDFLKTWGLSLLMVFGAPIVSLIAFVISYWNQLSTFTVAIFSAIGGFFMGLWDSFKVIVASAGEMIVALVTGNWGELWRVMIEVGAGIKQTMSDMWGGVVNNFKTGVNAVVSILNDMITKVNTALSFQLPEWLGGKSFNVNIPLIPTFSIKSEAPSNQSGGGRPATNGSYASGLNYVPFDGFIAELHKGERVMTATENKSYSSADPARNYPARVASSSGGVSINVTVPVTVEGGGDVKSAQNMGAVVAQEVQKILESVLRRNGLEASG; this is encoded by the coding sequence TTGGGTGACACAATCATCGGTAATGTTACGTATGCGATAAACATTAGAGTTCTTAGTATTGGACTGCAGGCAGCAGAAGACAAGACAAATAAGTTAACGGAGCAACTCAAAAAACTGAATGTTGCAGGTAGAAGTATATCTATAGGGAAGAAAGCAATAGCCGCAGCGGATGAATATTCCAATGCGATGACGACGATTCAACAAGCGACAGGTGCTACAAATGCACAGATGAAAGCGACGGAGGATATTGCCAATAACTTATACAACCAGAATATAGGTGAGTCTTGGGGAGATCTTGGAAGTGCTATCGCTACAACGATGCAAGTGACCAAACAAACGGGGAAGGATCTTCAGAATACAACAAAGAATGCATTGTTATTAAAGGATGCCTTTGGCTATGAAGTCACAGAATCTGTTAAGACCGCAGAGTCAATGATGCAAGCTTTCGGCGTTACCTCAGAACAGTCTATGGGACTATTAGTGCAAGGAGTACAAAGTGGATTAGATCAATCAGGCAAGCTTGTAGAGACAGCTAATCAATACTCTAAACCATTTCAGGAGTTAGGATTTACCGCTAATGAAATGTTCGATACTTTAGCTGCGGGATCGAATAACGGCAAGCTTAGTCTAGATGCTGTGGGATCTGCGATTGAGCAATTCAGTACACTTTCTACGAATGGATCAGATGAAACGAGAAAGGCATTTCAATCCCTCGGGCTGAATGCAGATCAAATGATCAGCACGTTTACCGCAGGTGGACCTCAAGCGAAGCAGTCGTTCTCAGGGATAATGCAGATGCTCTCCGAGATCGAAGATCCTATGAAGCGAAATTCTATAGGTGTGGCTCTAATGGGGGATCAATTCAAAAAATTAGATGCGCCTATTATTGCTGCTATGGGAACAGCTAGAAGCCAGTTTGATATGACGAAGGACACGATGGAACAGATGAATCAGACGAATTTTGAATCACCCGGAGAAGCACTTGAAACGATGGGGAGGCAAATTGAGACAGGTGTTCTTATCCCTCTGGGATTGATGTTTTTACCCTTGCTACAATTGGCTTCTGAAGTGGTAGGATTCTTTATTGATCATATTGGTGTTCTGGGTCCTGCTCTTAGTGGCGTCGCGCTGGTGATTATGACGGCTATGATTCCAGCTATATGGGGAATGATCGCTCCACTTTTACCTCTCATAGGAATTGCATTACTCGTTGGAGCAGCTGTAGCTGGTGTGATGCTGATTATAAAAAATTGGGGAACGATCCTACCTTGGATTTCTGAAAAACTAACCATTCTTATGGATTTTTTAAAAACTTGGGGACTAAGTTTATTAATGGTGTTTGGCGCTCCCATTGTTTCTCTTATTGCGTTTGTAATAAGTTATTGGAATCAACTATCAACATTTACTGTAGCGATATTTTCTGCTATTGGTGGTTTTTTTATGGGACTATGGGATAGTTTCAAGGTGATCGTAGCCTCGGCAGGGGAAATGATTGTAGCTCTCGTTACAGGGAATTGGGGTGAGCTTTGGAGAGTAATGATTGAGGTTGGGGCAGGGATTAAACAAACTATGTCTGACATGTGGGGTGGTGTTGTTAACAATTTCAAAACGGGAGTCAACGCGGTTGTTAGCATACTTAATGATATGATCACAAAAGTGAACACTGCTCTTAGTTTCCAGTTGCCAGAATGGCTAGGGGGTAAATCATTTAACGTAAATATCCCTCTTATTCCAACCTTTTCTATTAAATCTGAAGCGCCTAGTAATCAAAGTGGTGGCGGTAGGCCAGCTACTAATGGGAGTTATGCAAGCGGACTTAATTATGTCCCTTTTGACGGATTCATCGCTGAACTCCACAAAGGCGAACGAGTCATGACAGCAACCGAGAATAAATCCTATTCATCCGCAGATCCAGCAAGGAACTATCCAGCTAGAGTGGCATCAAGTAGTGGTGGAGTGTCCATTAATGTCACTGTACCAGTCACCGTGGAAGGTGGCGGAGATGTGAAGAGCGCACAGAATATGGGAGCGGTCGTAGCTCAAGAAGTCCAAAAGATACTTGAAAGTGTACTGCGACGTAATGGACTGGAGGCGAGTGGATAA
- a CDS encoding ABC transporter substrate-binding protein translates to MKSMNRILFISLLAMFVIILSACGSTKETTKKADAQQYPTAEKAETTAKPKIVSIGIVNSPTTLNQINHQGDSASQTVLSIINDSLLDLTESFEFIPKIASSIETKDNQTFIVKLNPEAKWNDNEPFTAADVAFTLKTALNPQVESTIRIAFVEGLDDAGKIPAGQTEISGFKIIDKHTFEIKSKTPIDSNIFKEKFGTNINFLPEHILKDINPEQLATDPYFQNPTVTIGAFKYSKFAKDQYFEAVRNENYYRDIAKLDKVIVKVLPATNLVAQLQTNEIQLNSLPVGLIPITDYGTVKNLSNINLSSSTPSEPAELFFNVTKITDPKVRQAFAYALNRQLIVDQLFKGQADIIDGGIPNNHPYYAKDTPLYTYDPEKAKQLLKEANWDSKREVQLLVPSGNKLREQASEIIVQNLIAVGVNVKIQKFDFGTLIGKVDNGDYDLTIFNRDYYFEPSLYFTLFKSDNENNFLNYNNPQVDTLIAKGENETDPAKRLEIYNQLQALLHKDLPSLAIYSEKRLQAVSKDISEGRPANVGQFNNVNKWDIKNNNN, encoded by the coding sequence ATGAAATCAATGAACCGCATTCTATTCATCAGCTTATTAGCCATGTTTGTTATCATCCTTTCTGCATGTGGCTCAACTAAGGAAACCACAAAAAAAGCAGATGCCCAGCAATATCCTACAGCAGAAAAGGCAGAAACAACTGCAAAGCCAAAGATAGTTTCCATTGGGATTGTTAATTCTCCTACTACTTTAAACCAAATTAACCATCAAGGAGATTCTGCATCCCAAACTGTACTTAGCATCATCAACGATTCACTCTTAGATCTAACGGAATCATTTGAATTTATCCCTAAGATTGCTTCATCTATTGAAACAAAAGACAACCAAACCTTTATCGTTAAGTTGAATCCTGAAGCTAAATGGAATGACAACGAGCCCTTCACGGCAGCCGATGTAGCTTTCACATTAAAAACCGCGCTGAATCCCCAAGTTGAAAGTACCATTCGAATTGCTTTTGTAGAAGGCTTGGATGATGCGGGTAAAATCCCTGCGGGACAAACTGAAATTTCCGGATTTAAGATTATTGATAAACACACCTTTGAAATAAAAAGCAAGACACCTATCGACTCTAATATCTTCAAAGAGAAATTTGGTACGAACATTAACTTTTTGCCGGAGCACATCTTAAAGGATATCAATCCCGAACAACTGGCTACCGATCCCTATTTCCAGAATCCTACCGTAACCATCGGTGCATTCAAATACTCCAAGTTTGCCAAAGACCAATATTTTGAAGCGGTGCGTAATGAAAATTATTATCGCGATATTGCTAAGCTGGATAAGGTCATCGTTAAGGTGCTGCCTGCAACAAATCTGGTAGCTCAACTACAAACCAATGAAATTCAATTAAACTCCTTACCTGTTGGACTTATTCCGATCACAGATTATGGAACTGTCAAGAATTTATCTAACATCAACCTTTCATCAAGTACGCCATCAGAGCCAGCAGAGCTTTTTTTCAATGTAACGAAAATTACCGATCCTAAAGTACGTCAAGCTTTTGCATATGCGCTTAACCGTCAGTTGATCGTTGACCAACTGTTTAAAGGTCAGGCAGATATCATCGATGGAGGGATCCCGAACAATCATCCTTACTACGCCAAGGATACCCCGTTATATACGTATGATCCTGAAAAGGCAAAGCAGTTGCTTAAAGAAGCTAATTGGGATTCGAAACGTGAAGTTCAGCTGCTTGTCCCTTCAGGTAACAAACTTCGCGAACAGGCTTCCGAGATAATAGTTCAGAACTTAATTGCAGTTGGCGTGAATGTGAAAATACAAAAATTCGATTTTGGTACTTTGATCGGAAAAGTAGACAACGGGGATTACGATTTAACTATCTTTAATCGTGATTATTATTTTGAACCCAGCTTATATTTCACACTGTTTAAAAGCGATAATGAAAATAATTTCCTTAACTATAATAACCCACAGGTAGATACGCTCATTGCCAAAGGTGAAAACGAAACTGATCCCGCAAAACGTCTTGAGATTTACAATCAACTACAGGCTTTACTACATAAGGATCTTCCTTCTCTAGCCATATATTCTGAGAAACGTTTACAGGCTGTTTCTAAGGATATCAGTGAAGGTAGACCCGCTAATGTCGGACAATTTAATAACGTAAACAAATGGGATATAAAAAACAATAACAACTAA
- a CDS encoding phage holin, whose protein sequence is MMNKRRWRNGALWASIVSQLLLLVQLFGHVTGMYELTEQMSGDVLTLMNTLLGLLVILGIISNPTRPGSSGYNL, encoded by the coding sequence ATGATGAACAAGCGAAGATGGCGTAACGGGGCTTTGTGGGCTAGTATTGTATCGCAATTACTGCTATTGGTGCAGTTGTTTGGACATGTAACCGGGATGTACGAGTTAACGGAGCAAATGTCTGGAGATGTTCTCACATTGATGAATACGTTGCTAGGGTTATTAGTTATCCTCGGTATTATTTCTAATCCGACCAGACCGGGCAGCTCTGGATATAACTTGTGA
- a CDS encoding glycoside hydrolase family 73 protein, with protein MNNNEFILKIAAYAIEDYRNCGVPASLTIAQAALESAWGNSGLTTKANNLFGIKGKGTVGSITMPTTEYVGGNPIKVDAAFRAYHNWGESIADHSQLITNGVSWNRNLYAKVLNKDGKTAAKEVAVAGYATDPKYADKLIAIMDTYNLYQYDLKRNDESIEKPQEGGKIVGVQIAQLVKTIEEQNKRVVAMEKRLNMSGQEDYVSNYTDAVMAAKSVKAITTSADKSKLELNMIQMIYNIGLFDPCVLTMMKNHLKGEK; from the coding sequence TTGAACAATAATGAATTTATCTTAAAAATTGCTGCATATGCCATAGAGGACTATCGCAATTGCGGCGTTCCTGCATCTCTCACCATCGCGCAAGCTGCGCTAGAGTCTGCATGGGGTAATAGTGGTTTGACGACTAAGGCAAATAATCTTTTTGGTATCAAAGGAAAAGGGACTGTGGGCAGCATTACCATGCCAACGACCGAATATGTAGGAGGCAATCCAATCAAAGTGGATGCGGCATTCCGTGCATATCACAACTGGGGAGAGTCTATTGCCGATCATTCCCAGCTGATTACGAATGGCGTATCGTGGAATCGAAATCTTTATGCCAAAGTCCTGAATAAGGATGGAAAAACAGCCGCCAAGGAAGTAGCTGTTGCGGGGTATGCGACAGATCCCAAATATGCGGACAAGCTCATTGCCATTATGGATACGTACAATTTATATCAGTATGATTTGAAACGTAACGACGAATCTATAGAGAAGCCGCAGGAAGGTGGCAAAATCGTAGGTGTTCAAATCGCACAATTAGTAAAAACGATAGAGGAACAAAATAAGCGGGTGGTAGCCATGGAGAAACGTCTCAATATGTCTGGACAAGAGGATTACGTAAGTAACTATACGGATGCTGTTATGGCTGCTAAGAGTGTGAAAGCAATTACGACTTCAGCAGATAAGTCCAAGTTAGAGCTGAACATGATCCAGATGATTTATAATATTGGGTTGTTTGATCCATGTGTACTCACAATGATGAAGAACCATTTGAAAGGGGAGAAATAA
- a CDS encoding phage structural protein, producing MATTYDPMDLTVTIGGVYITGFSEDMVEFEKDEDAQTAKVGSQGDVVMTKVNNPLGTLTLTLFPTSPQVAYLDKLARTGKLVPISIIFNGERKETITVTQAFVKKPATRTYGNEVEDRQYEIQCLDHEVE from the coding sequence ATGGCAACAACTTATGATCCGATGGACCTGACCGTGACAATTGGCGGGGTATATATTACTGGATTCTCAGAAGATATGGTGGAATTCGAGAAAGATGAAGATGCTCAGACGGCCAAGGTAGGTTCGCAGGGCGATGTGGTGATGACCAAAGTAAACAATCCATTGGGAACACTTACCTTGACGTTATTTCCGACCAGTCCACAGGTTGCTTATTTAGATAAGTTAGCTCGGACAGGTAAGCTTGTTCCGATCTCGATTATTTTCAATGGTGAGCGTAAGGAAACGATTACGGTGACACAAGCTTTTGTTAAAAAGCCTGCGACTCGCACTTATGGTAATGAAGTGGAAGACCGTCAGTACGAAATTCAATGCCTTGACCATGAGGTCGAGTAA
- a CDS encoding phage tail protein: MAFDKKAPDWKAEGIEPPLSKREIGWEVEDRPPAAWLNWYMNSTSESIQELQTKAAEKTYVDEQISEVSKGIEVDIPDASLAQKGIVQLSNAIDGTREDVAVTEAAIKKLAGSIASTAAKVTVTDVGNYYTSTEVEGSLQEIGLTLNAMRGSLIATTNAILGS; the protein is encoded by the coding sequence ATGGCATTTGATAAGAAAGCACCAGACTGGAAAGCTGAGGGCATAGAGCCACCACTATCCAAGCGGGAAATAGGATGGGAAGTAGAAGACAGACCCCCTGCAGCTTGGTTGAACTGGTATATGAATTCGACTTCTGAGTCGATTCAGGAATTGCAGACGAAGGCAGCAGAGAAAACCTATGTGGACGAGCAGATTAGTGAAGTGAGTAAAGGGATTGAAGTTGATATTCCAGATGCTTCACTGGCGCAAAAGGGTATCGTACAACTCAGTAATGCCATAGATGGCACACGCGAGGACGTAGCTGTAACAGAGGCGGCGATTAAGAAGTTAGCGGGTTCTATTGCTTCAACGGCTGCAAAGGTGACAGTAACAGACGTGGGAAACTATTACACATCAACAGAGGTCGAAGGGTCCCTGCAAGAGATCGGACTCACATTAAATGCTATGCGTGGATCTCTCATAGCCACGACAAACGCAATACTAGGAAGTTAG
- a CDS encoding contractile injection system sheath initiator, whose protein sequence is MQSLKLDQTGDIIFNHAGDLETLEDTMEVAQCCQIGIGTNKGEWFLNPDMGIPFSKFLGKQINEEEMRDELTVGLLQEERIQSVDRIDFTINQNSRTLQVTFEATTIDGEQIQVEGVSIGAG, encoded by the coding sequence ATGCAGTCTTTAAAGTTAGATCAGACCGGTGACATTATCTTTAATCACGCAGGTGATTTAGAAACGTTGGAGGATACGATGGAAGTCGCACAATGCTGTCAGATTGGCATCGGTACGAATAAAGGGGAATGGTTCCTGAATCCAGACATGGGGATACCCTTCTCCAAATTTCTAGGCAAACAAATCAATGAGGAAGAAATGCGTGATGAGCTGACAGTAGGATTATTACAAGAGGAACGCATTCAGTCGGTCGATCGCATCGATTTTACGATCAATCAGAATTCGCGTACATTGCAGGTTACATTCGAAGCTACCACGATAGACGGGGAGCAGATTCAGGTGGAAGGGGTGAGTATAGGTGCTGGATAG
- a CDS encoding phage protein has protein sequence MRNFGRVAELLIANRTFSMDSYAMEAKVSFDNNALPNESEIKIWNLSDKTLNNMKQGEIVKLNAGYVGDVGLILQGYISKAQTLWEGVDKVTSIFVVDRSDSAKGKEISIVYAKNTRGSYIIKQMADKIRLPIAQMSLNVDYQYKEGYTAKGTAADIIAKVAKDCGTSVYINKGKLYVRSLRRGGDNVFKLSKVSGLIGTPERFEEAGSKGFNVQSQLQHRITTASVIDLTYSQFEGRVYVRSGSHHISRTGDFTTEMEVIM, from the coding sequence ATGCGTAACTTTGGTCGGGTTGCAGAGCTGCTGATAGCTAATCGTACATTTTCGATGGATAGCTATGCTATGGAGGCGAAGGTTTCTTTTGACAATAATGCCTTGCCTAATGAAAGCGAGATTAAGATTTGGAACTTATCCGATAAGACGTTAAACAATATGAAGCAAGGTGAGATTGTGAAGTTGAATGCGGGTTATGTCGGAGATGTGGGTCTTATTCTACAAGGATACATTTCCAAGGCGCAGACGTTATGGGAAGGTGTGGACAAGGTAACGTCCATTTTTGTAGTGGATCGCTCGGATTCAGCGAAGGGTAAAGAGATCAGCATCGTGTATGCCAAAAATACAAGAGGTAGCTACATCATTAAGCAAATGGCCGATAAGATTCGTCTTCCTATCGCTCAGATGAGTCTCAATGTAGATTACCAGTATAAAGAAGGTTACACGGCAAAAGGGACTGCCGCTGACATTATAGCTAAAGTCGCTAAAGACTGTGGCACATCTGTATACATCAATAAAGGGAAGTTATATGTTCGAAGTCTACGGCGTGGTGGGGACAACGTGTTCAAATTATCTAAAGTGAGTGGACTGATTGGGACGCCGGAACGGTTCGAGGAAGCTGGATCGAAGGGGTTCAATGTACAATCCCAATTACAACATCGGATCACGACGGCTTCTGTTATTGATCTGACCTATTCGCAGTTTGAGGGTCGTGTGTATGTACGTAGTGGCAGCCATCATATTAGTCGCACCGGAGACTTCACGACAGAAATGGAGGTGATTATGTGA
- a CDS encoding baseplate J/gp47 family protein, translating into MLDRTGFKRRRFDDLFAEMEDKAKETFGEKANTSERSPLGIILRIFAWFLSKLWVTAEDVYNSSYINSAEGSSLDRLGPYVGITRVLDQYAVGTVQLTGTPGRIVEDGFRLGTELQIYFDTTSRVTLDQNGTAEVAIEAVNSGQSGNVAASTITVIVNPNPDVTGVVNLDPTTGGREKMSDMEFRDLFTQSVAGGGAASIDALIGALLRIRSVRAATVIQNFNQEPDAWGRPPHTYQCYVLGGNDDEVAQAIFNTGAGGIESYGDIVKVVKDIGGYDHEVKFSRAEEVALQVSVTLIRNEQYPADGDAQIRSAIVRYIGGEDGGSYYNGLSMGAPAVYKKLVSAVNQIEGIEDFTLSIGKGNVLVEDNITLERYQVAQIRTADIEVKRHV; encoded by the coding sequence GTGCTGGATAGAACGGGATTTAAGCGCAGACGGTTCGATGACTTATTCGCAGAAATGGAAGATAAAGCGAAGGAAACGTTCGGGGAAAAAGCAAATACATCGGAACGATCGCCACTGGGCATTATTTTGCGAATATTTGCATGGTTTCTCTCCAAGTTATGGGTGACAGCAGAAGATGTATACAACAGTAGCTATATTAATAGTGCAGAAGGTAGCAGTTTAGATCGACTTGGGCCTTATGTGGGGATTACGCGTGTGTTGGACCAATATGCGGTTGGAACTGTCCAATTAACGGGAACACCCGGACGAATTGTGGAAGATGGATTTCGATTGGGCACGGAATTGCAAATCTATTTCGATACGACAAGTCGTGTGACGCTAGATCAGAATGGCACAGCAGAGGTGGCTATTGAGGCTGTGAATTCTGGTCAAAGCGGAAATGTAGCTGCTTCAACCATTACCGTCATTGTGAATCCCAATCCAGATGTAACAGGTGTTGTGAACTTAGATCCAACTACGGGTGGTCGAGAGAAAATGAGTGATATGGAATTCCGAGATTTGTTCACGCAATCTGTCGCAGGGGGTGGGGCAGCTAGCATTGATGCTCTGATCGGTGCTCTGTTAAGGATTCGTTCTGTGAGGGCAGCAACGGTCATTCAGAATTTCAATCAGGAGCCGGATGCTTGGGGCCGTCCTCCTCATACTTACCAATGTTATGTATTAGGTGGGAATGACGATGAGGTGGCACAGGCGATTTTTAATACAGGTGCTGGAGGAATTGAGTCTTATGGGGACATTGTGAAGGTAGTCAAAGACATTGGTGGTTACGATCATGAGGTCAAATTTAGTCGGGCAGAAGAGGTTGCTCTGCAAGTCTCCGTCACTTTGATTAGAAATGAGCAGTATCCTGCGGATGGCGATGCGCAGATTCGTTCTGCGATTGTTCGTTATATCGGAGGGGAAGATGGAGGTAGCTATTACAATGGTCTATCCATGGGCGCACCCGCTGTATATAAGAAGCTAGTTAGTGCTGTGAATCAGATCGAAGGTATTGAGGATTTCACCTTGTCGATCGGCAAGGGTAATGTCTTAGTTGAGGATAATATCACTTTAGAGCGTTATCAAGTAGCTCAGATCCGAACAGCGGATATTGAGGTTAAACGTCATGTTTAG
- a CDS encoding hemolysin XhlA family protein → MDETTEILQRLTRVETKLDAQLNAKDIAQEALSSAKSAHHRLDEIEDNQKWLWRTISGSIIAIVMAAIVTAIKVGGL, encoded by the coding sequence ATGGACGAAACGACAGAGATTTTACAACGTTTAACTCGGGTAGAGACCAAACTGGATGCTCAATTGAACGCGAAAGATATTGCTCAGGAAGCGTTGAGTTCAGCTAAATCAGCGCACCATCGACTTGATGAGATTGAAGATAACCAGAAGTGGTTGTGGCGTACTATCAGCGGATCAATAATAGCTATTGTGATGGCTGCAATAGTGACTGCTATTAAAGTGGGAGGGCTGTAA
- a CDS encoding DUF2642 domain-containing protein, producing MTRNMQPNMQPNMQPNMQASMQPNMPPHMQPHMHHKPLVVHPVDHCVVETLKSLIGKCVLLETTRGKVEGIVCDCKPDHVILQCRGKNFYVRIFEIVWIMPE from the coding sequence ATGACACGTAACATGCAACCGAACATGCAACCGAATATGCAACCAAACATGCAAGCAAGCATGCAGCCAAACATGCCACCACATATGCAGCCACATATGCACCATAAGCCATTAGTCGTACATCCCGTTGACCATTGTGTAGTGGAGACATTGAAATCCCTAATAGGAAAATGTGTTTTGTTGGAAACAACTCGTGGAAAAGTCGAAGGCATTGTATGTGACTGCAAACCAGACCATGTCATCTTGCAATGTCGCGGCAAAAATTTCTACGTGCGTATATTTGAAATTGTGTGGATTATGCCTGAGTAA
- a CDS encoding Gp138 family membrane-puncturing spike protein — MKNDPATTLSQVIQRMMVQQVNAIHVGFPCRVVHYDQVTCKADVQPLIRVSEDEPAMIQGVPTLGHRFLVGEIETVYKPLLKVGDTVFVVCADMEIKNVITGQIATVDTERSHDVNDAVIVGVFACSL, encoded by the coding sequence GTGAAAAATGATCCAGCCACTACCTTATCTCAAGTCATTCAGAGAATGATGGTCCAGCAAGTCAATGCTATTCATGTGGGTTTTCCTTGTCGTGTTGTTCATTATGATCAAGTGACATGCAAGGCTGATGTGCAGCCCTTGATTCGAGTATCCGAGGATGAACCCGCGATGATTCAAGGCGTGCCGACACTTGGACACAGATTCTTAGTCGGTGAAATAGAGACGGTATATAAGCCCCTTCTTAAGGTGGGAGATACCGTATTTGTTGTATGTGCAGATATGGAAATTAAGAATGTGATAACGGGGCAGATAGCTACTGTAGATACAGAGCGAAGCCATGATGTGAATGATGCAGTGATTGTGGGGGTGTTTGCATGCAGTCTTTAA
- a CDS encoding phage baseplate protein, translated as MAILNGHYILVEDESPSFDVDITDQPVERDIDLSDHVQRKARTLSISGVIVGKDAAQTRAMIVKAQDHGEIVRFTGRTTFTGLLSGFSSKHSYSIADGFTFTLTMKEVRLAVSSVVEKLPTVIKAQAGKITNSGVKQIKSTKQSQSQASTNQTTKSNNKDNNKVQKVKFEKASSWK; from the coding sequence ATGGCAATTCTCAACGGTCATTACATTCTAGTAGAGGATGAGAGTCCAAGCTTCGATGTGGATATTACAGATCAACCCGTAGAACGAGATATTGATCTGAGCGACCACGTACAGCGTAAAGCACGGACGCTCTCGATCAGTGGTGTTATCGTTGGCAAAGATGCAGCTCAGACGCGGGCTATGATTGTGAAAGCACAAGATCATGGTGAGATTGTTCGATTTACCGGTCGGACGACGTTTACGGGATTACTCTCGGGCTTTTCATCTAAGCACAGTTATTCGATAGCAGATGGATTTACATTCACGTTAACGATGAAGGAGGTTCGACTTGCGGTCTCTTCTGTCGTAGAGAAGCTACCTACAGTAATCAAAGCTCAGGCTGGGAAGATTACCAATTCAGGTGTGAAGCAGATCAAGAGTACCAAGCAGAGTCAATCGCAAGCCAGCACGAATCAAACAACAAAGAGCAACAACAAGGATAATAACAAGGTGCAAAAAGTGAAATTTGAGAAAGCTAGCTCATGGAAATAA